Part of the Halodesulfurarchaeum formicicum genome is shown below.
CGGTCGGACTGAGCCTCACGATTGAAATAGCCCCCGCGTGAATCGGGGGGCATGTCTTCACGTCTCTCCAGAGCTTCTACCGGCAGTCCGGGCATGGACGAGTTGCTCTCCGGCGGGCTCCCCCGTGACCGACTCCACGTCGTCAGCGGCCCGCCAGGGAGCGGCAAGACCACCTTCGCCGCGCAGTTCATCACGGCGGGGGCCCGCCGGGGCGAGGAGTGTGTCTACGTGACCATGCACGAGACCAGGACCGAACTCACCCAGGACATGGCCGCCTTCGACTTCGGCTTCGAGAAGGCCATGCGCGCTTCGAACACGCACTTCCTCGATCTGACCGACGAGTCGGCCCGCCAGACACTCACCCAGTACGGCTCGGCGGGCGGGCTGCGAAATCGGGTGCCAGCCATGCTAGAGGGGTTGGACGCCGACCGGGCGGTCATCGACTCGACGATGCTCCTCGAACACTTCGTCGATGATCCAGACGCGGAGCTAACCGAGTTCATCACCCGGCTCAAGGACACGGACACGACCATCATCCTGATCTCGGAGATGACCGATCCCACGGCCTACTCGAACGAGCACTACCTCGCTCATGGCGTGCTCTTCTTCCACAACTTCCTGGAGGGTGGGGGGATGACCCGGGCCGTCCAGCTCATCAAGATGCGCGGGACGGCCATCGACTGTGACATGCGCTCGATCGAGTTCACCGACGGTGGCATCCAGGTGTACCCCGATCGCACCCTGGAGGAGACCTACGGATAGATGTACGACCGTCACTTCGAGACCGACTGGGAATCCTTGAACCAGGAGCGGGCCATGTTCCGGGCCTTCGCGCTGGGCGTGGACGCGGCCTTCGGCACCGACCACCCGACCGAGTACGAACGCCTCCAGCGAGCCCATCACCGCGCTCTCATCCAGATCGCCTTCGAGGAGGGCGAGTCCCGCGCGAAAGAAGCCATCGCCGAGCGGGGACTCTCCCCCAGCGACCGGGCGGATTTCGAGCCCGGCGATCCCGAGTGGGCGGTCTGGGAGGAACTGGTCGCCGACCGAGAGACGGATCCGGGCGCCTTCGAGGCCGTCCAGGTGCCCCGGTCCCAACTCGATCTCCCGGACGCACTCGATCGTCCCTCGTTTTTGGACCGGCCGTCTCAACGCACTGACGCCATCACGCTGCCCAGGTTTCTGCGTCGCTGATCGGCGGAAAAAACGAAAACGTGAGTCGTCCTATAGCGTGCCCAGGTATTCGGCGAACGCGCCGGTCAGGAAGTCGATGTAGCCCGTAACTCCGAGGTACAGGGAGACGAGCAGGACGAGGATGACCGGGACCCGGACCATCCAGATCCAGAGCGATCCGATGCTTCCGAGATCGCCGATGCCCTGCTCCAGTTCTTCGATGGCCTCGCCCGCGTGCAGCCAGGAGACAAGGACCATCAGAAGGACGCCGCCAAGCACCAACAGGATCTGAGCGGCGAGGATGTCATAGAGGTTGATGAAGACCGTGTTCATCGTGACTGGCACACCCAGGATGAAAATGGCGACGCCAGCGATGACCGTCGCTTTGACTCGGTCCATGCCGAACTCGTCGATGGCGTAGGAGACGACGACCTCGATCAGGCTGATCGCCGAGGACAGTGCAGCGATGGCCACCGTCAGGAAGAACAGGAGGCCGACGACCCGTCCGAAGGGCAGGTCGAGGACCGCCTCGGCGATGCTGACGAAGATCGCGCCGGGCCCGGAGGTCGCCGGATCCACGCCGGCCGAGAAGAGGATCGGGAAGACCACCAGCCCGGTCAGGATCGACACGGAGGTGTTGAGGACGACGATGCTGATCCCGTCGATGCCGAGGTTCTTGTCGTCACCGAGGTATGAGGCGTAAGTGATCATCACGCCCATCCCCAGCGAGAGGGTGAAAAAGCCCTGCCCGGCCGCGGCCGGCACCAGGCTCTGCCAGTTCTGCATGATGTAGCCGATGTCCGGCGAGAGGTAGTACGCATACGCTTCGCCGGCACCCGGGAGGGTGAACGCGTACACAGCGAGGATCCCGAAGATCGCGAGGATCGCGGGCACCATGACCTTCACACCGAGTTCGATCCCCTGCTGGATGCCCAGTGCGACGATCCCGATGACCAGCAGCATGAAGACCGCGTGGGCGATCAGCGTGTCCGTGCCAGTTGCCACCATGCCGAAGTACGCGGCCGCACTCTCGGTGGCCGCATAGCCGCCGGTGACGCTGCCGAGGATGTATCGCAGCACCCAGCCACCGATGACGCTGTAGTAGGACAGGATGACGAAGCCGATGAAAACGAACAGGCCGCCGAGATACTGCCAGTAGCCCCCGGCGAAGTCACGTATCGCCCCCACTGTGTTCAACTCCGTCTTCCGGCCCACGACGAACTCCGCCAGCATCGCCGGGAACCCGATGAGGATGATGAAGGCCAGATACATCACCATGAACGCCGCGCCCCCTTCCTGACTGACCTGGAAGGGGAATCGCCAGATGTTGCCCAGTCCGATTGCACTCCCCACCGCGGCGAGGATGAAGCCGATTCGCGTGCCCCAGGTTTCTCGTGCCATGTAACAGGGGTTCACGAGGAAGGGGCCTTAAAAGAATTGATCCTGGCAGTATTTTGCACGGTGGACTGACACATGGCCCGGAATTTCAGGTCCACTCCGGTGTGTGGCCGTCGTCGTGTGCCTCGTGAACGGCCCGATAGCCCGACTTCGTCTCCTCGACATGGTCGACCGGGTAGAAGCGGAGCCCGCGCTCGCGCTTGGTCGTCACGGGAAACTCGTAGTGTTTGGCCTGGTAGCCGAAGTCCCGGCCGTCCTCGCGGGCGTTCGCGACGAACTCGCGGTGGGCCTCGAGTCGCTTCTCGATGATCTGCTCGGAGAGTGTCGGTACGTTTGCCACTCGCTTGTCGAAGACCGTCGCGAACTCGGGTTCGAGTTCGTAGCCGATCGAGTTCCGGCCGGCGGCCATGGCCGCGAGGCTGGTCGTCCCGGTGCCCCAGAACGGGTCCAGAACGGTATCACCATAGACGCTGTACATGTTGATGAGCCGGTAGGGAACGGTGACTGGGTAGGCCGCTGACCGGTCCCGGAGCGCGTCGTGGTTCAGTGCCTGGAGTTCGCCGGTTAGACCAGTCCACACGTCCGAGAACCACTTATTTCGCTCTTCCCAGAAATACGCCGACTCGTAGCGACGCGGCGAACCGGGCTCGAAGTCCCGACGCGTGGGCCCGTTTCGGAAGACCAGCACGTACTCGTGTTCGAGCGTGACATACGCGTTTGGCGGCAGCGTTCCCGAACCCATGAACTTCGTCCCGGAGTTGCTGGGCTTGCGCCACAGGATCTCGGGTAGGGGCTCGAACCCCAGCTTCTCGAAGGCGGACAGAATGTGCGCGTGGTTCTGGTAGACCCGGAAACTATCTCCCAGGGTTCGGGTCGCGTCGCCGACGTTGATGCAAGCGATCCCGCCGTCTACGAGCACTCGCTTGAGTTCCGCCCAGACGGGTTCCAGAGCCTCGTGCATCGACTCGAAGG
Proteins encoded:
- a CDS encoding RAD55 family ATPase produces the protein MSSRLSRASTGSPGMDELLSGGLPRDRLHVVSGPPGSGKTTFAAQFITAGARRGEECVYVTMHETRTELTQDMAAFDFGFEKAMRASNTHFLDLTDESARQTLTQYGSAGGLRNRVPAMLEGLDADRAVIDSTMLLEHFVDDPDAELTEFITRLKDTDTTIILISEMTDPTAYSNEHYLAHGVLFFHNFLEGGGMTRAVQLIKMRGTAIDCDMRSIEFTDGGIQVYPDRTLEETYG
- a CDS encoding sodium-dependent transporter → MARETWGTRIGFILAAVGSAIGLGNIWRFPFQVSQEGGAAFMVMYLAFIILIGFPAMLAEFVVGRKTELNTVGAIRDFAGGYWQYLGGLFVFIGFVILSYYSVIGGWVLRYILGSVTGGYAATESAAAYFGMVATGTDTLIAHAVFMLLVIGIVALGIQQGIELGVKVMVPAILAIFGILAVYAFTLPGAGEAYAYYLSPDIGYIMQNWQSLVPAAAGQGFFTLSLGMGVMITYASYLGDDKNLGIDGISIVVLNTSVSILTGLVVFPILFSAGVDPATSGPGAIFVSIAEAVLDLPFGRVVGLLFFLTVAIAALSSAISLIEVVVSYAIDEFGMDRVKATVIAGVAIFILGVPVTMNTVFINLYDILAAQILLVLGGVLLMVLVSWLHAGEAIEELEQGIGDLGSIGSLWIWMVRVPVILVLLVSLYLGVTGYIDFLTGAFAEYLGTL
- a CDS encoding DNA-methyltransferase yields the protein METRHRVEVADARDMGAVETDAVELVVTSPPYPMIEMWDDLFADLDPTIGDHLDAGNGQAAFESMHEALEPVWAELKRVLVDGGIACINVGDATRTLGDSFRVYQNHAHILSAFEKLGFEPLPEILWRKPSNSGTKFMGSGTLPPNAYVTLEHEYVLVFRNGPTRRDFEPGSPRRYESAYFWEERNKWFSDVWTGLTGELQALNHDALRDRSAAYPVTVPYRLINMYSVYGDTVLDPFWGTGTTSLAAMAAGRNSIGYELEPEFATVFDKRVANVPTLSEQIIEKRLEAHREFVANAREDGRDFGYQAKHYEFPVTTKRERGLRFYPVDHVEETKSGYRAVHEAHDDGHTPEWT